In Panicum virgatum strain AP13 chromosome 4N, P.virgatum_v5, whole genome shotgun sequence, a single window of DNA contains:
- the LOC120669943 gene encoding putative BPI/LBP family protein At1g04970 codes for MAQLHPLPLLLLLFLFAAAGVSAGGTKGAHVSAVVAEKGLAFAKDVLIGEAVRSLTPLRLPGVEKAVRVPFLGGVRVAASNITLFHLDVGDNSTVYPGDSGLVIVASGITANISMHWSYCYDSWLLPIEISDRGTASILVQGMEVGITMVIKNSNGSLALSVLHCGCYVKDLVISLDGGASWFYQGFINAFEDHIKAAVEKAIPENIIEGAGKLDSFLQGLPRTVSLDDVAALNMTFVNDPHYGNSSIEFDINGLITSAVAKTTNNLQKHPHLSLSCGGASKMLLLSLDEDVFNSALDVYFKAGSMHWVVDKVPDQSLLNTASWKFIIPRLYWNYPNDDMLLNISMASSPVIKITSEKIGATINADLIIDVVDGKETVPAACISVVVSASGIVETSGNKVYGRVGLDDFSLALKWSKIGNIYMSLIQGVIRVFLNTVCMPYLNSRLGNGFVLPVVHGFTLQDIYILTSAEQLTLCSNVIFTNASGLASLALL; via the exons ATGGCTCAACTCcatccccttcccctccttctcctcctcttcctcttcgccgccgccggggtgtcCGCGGGCGGCACCAAAGGGGCGCACGTCTCCGCGGTTGTCGCGGAGAAGGGCCTGGCCTTCGCCAAggatgtgctgatcggggagGCGGTGCGGTCGCTGACCCCGCTGCGCCTCCCCGGCGTGGAGAAGGCCGTGCGCGTGCCCTTCCTCGGCGGCGTCCGCGTCGCCGCCTCCAACATCACGCTCTTCCACCTCGACGTCGGGGACAACTCCACCGTCTACCCCGGAGACTCGGGCCTCGTCATCGTCGCCTCCGGCATCACTGCCAACATCAGTATGCACTGGAGCTATTGCTACGACTCGTGGTTGTTGCCGATAGAGATCTCCGACAGAGGCACCGCCTCGATCCTG GTTCAAGGAATGGAAGTTGGGATAACAATGGTAATAAAGAACAGCAATGGGAGCTTGGCTCTGTCTGTTTTGCATTGTGGTTGCTATGTGAAGGACCTAGTGATATCCCTGGATGGTGGTGCATCTTGGTTTTATCAAGG GTTTATAAATGCTTTTGAAGATCATATTAAAGCTGCAGTTGAGAAGGCAATACCTGAAAATATTATTGAAGGGGCTGGGAAACTGGACTCATTTCTGCAAGGTCTTCCTAGAACTGTTAGTCTGGATGACGTTGCTGCCTTGAACATGACTTTCGTTAATGATCCGCACTATGGCAATTCTTCGATTGAGTTTGATATCAATGGGTTGATTACTTCAGCAGTTGCTAAGACAACCAATAATCTGCAGAAGCATCCACACCTTTCTTTATCTTGTGGTGGTGCATCCAAAATGCTTTTGCTTTCACTTGATGAAGATGTATTTAATTCGGCATTAGATGTTTATTTTAAG GCAGGTTCAATGCATTGGGTTGTTGACAAAGTCCCTGACCAATCTCTGCTGAACACAGCTAGTTGGAAATTTATCATTCCTCGCTTATACTGGAATTACCCAAATGATGATATGCTGCTAAATATTTCGATGGCCTCATCCCCAGTGATAAAGATTACATCTGAAAAAATTGGTGCTACCATTAACGCAGACTTGATAATTGATGTTGTAGATGGCAAGGAGACAGTTCCAGCTGCATGCATCTCAGTG GTTGTAAGTGCTTCAGGCATCGTGGAGACATCAGGAAATAAAGTTTATGGTAGAGTTGGATTAGATGATTTCTCCCTTGCGTTGAAGTGGAGTAAAATTGGTAACATCTATATGTCTTTGATCCAG GGAGTGATTCGTGTTTTCTTGAATACGGTGTGCATGCCCTATTTGAACTCACGGCTGGGGAATGGATTTGTCCTGCCCGTGGTCCACGGTTTCACACTTCAAGACATCTATATTCTAACTTCTGCTGAGCAGTTGACGCTTTGTTCCAATGTCATCTTCACCAATGCAAGCGGCTTGGCGAGTTTAGCACTTTTGTGA